One Vairimorpha necatrix chromosome 7, complete sequence DNA segment encodes these proteins:
- a CDS encoding eRF1 methyltransferase catalytic subunit (MTQ2), with protein sequence MEYPLEWYSPDEDSYTLVDVLKQENIKNSLIVDLGTSTGFITKSLDKSNIIISTDLNIKALHRQKIGNLIHMDLLDSIRQDLVEIIIFNPPYVLDSSCPIIGGGVNGRNVIDRFIKQVECKTFYLLVIEANKPNEIIKELENKGYKIEIKKIRKILGETIIILKGILQLK encoded by the coding sequence ATGGAGTATCCTTTGGAATGGTATTCTCCCGATGAAGATAGTTACACCCTGGTAGATGTCCtaaaacaagaaaatattaaaaattcattgaTCGTTGATCTGGGGACCAGTACTGGATTTATTACTAAATCGCTAGATAAgtctaatattataattagtACAGATCTCAATATTAAAGCTTTACACAGGCAGAAAATTGGAAATCTTATACATATGGATCTACTAGATTCTATAAGACAAGATCTAgttgaaataataatttttaatccTCCTTATGTCTTAGACTCTTCCTGTCCTATAATAGGAGGAGGGGTTAACGGAAGAAATGTAATTgatagatttataaaacaagtagaatgtaaaacattttacTTACTAGTTATAGAAGCCAATAAACcaaatgaaattataaaagagtTAGAAAACAAAGgatataaaatagaaataaagaagattagaaaaatattaggagaaacaataataattttaaaagggATATTACagttaaaataa